In Dyadobacter sp. NIV53, a single window of DNA contains:
- a CDS encoding endonuclease/exonuclease/phosphatase family protein — protein sequence MKRINGIFLFFYKCFALYTLVVYALLIWFPFKDWFSGFIMMTFPVVILGHLFCLISSLLTNRLNIVLPLVLLAVGCIFLPRTYSIHFNKDDEIDNRKKTFKVMSYNVHVFRHNSDNSSDEAKTEIRDMQKWISTSGADVLCMFEYFSRRKSLLFNSNKIFENNGYKHVAYLNKSGWNRPEDYWGLVIYSKLPITAVQDTLFMAQNGMISADVKVGKDTVRIIALHLFSMTLKLDALSSQRTLKGLWKEGKDNAKRIKTGFINHADEMDILESWINVSPHPVIVCGDFNETPYSYVYGKSRSLLANSFEDRGKGFGFTFNGLPYFIRIDNQFYNSDKINLLNFKTINNVHYSDHYPILGTYQIKSKVE from the coding sequence ATGAAAAGAATAAACGGAATTTTCTTATTTTTTTATAAATGTTTTGCCCTTTATACATTAGTCGTTTATGCCCTTCTGATTTGGTTTCCATTTAAAGACTGGTTTTCAGGTTTTATCATGATGACTTTTCCCGTTGTCATCTTAGGTCATTTGTTTTGCCTGATTTCCTCTTTGTTGACAAACAGGCTAAATATTGTTCTTCCACTTGTACTGCTTGCAGTAGGATGTATTTTTTTACCAAGAACATATTCAATTCATTTCAATAAAGATGACGAAATTGATAACCGGAAAAAAACATTCAAAGTTATGAGCTATAACGTTCATGTATTCAGGCATAATTCGGACAACAGTTCCGATGAAGCAAAGACCGAAATCAGGGATATGCAAAAATGGATATCTACTTCTGGTGCTGATGTACTGTGTATGTTTGAATATTTTAGCAGACGTAAATCATTATTGTTTAATTCGAACAAAATTTTTGAAAATAATGGCTACAAACACGTGGCTTACCTGAATAAATCCGGTTGGAACAGACCTGAAGACTATTGGGGCCTCGTGATCTACTCCAAACTGCCAATTACCGCAGTTCAGGATACACTTTTTATGGCTCAGAATGGTATGATCAGTGCGGATGTGAAAGTAGGTAAGGACACCGTCCGAATAATTGCATTGCATCTCTTTTCCATGACCCTGAAGCTAGATGCATTAAGCAGTCAGCGAACACTTAAAGGACTATGGAAAGAGGGTAAGGATAATGCAAAACGAATAAAGACAGGGTTTATAAACCATGCAGATGAAATGGATATTCTGGAATCATGGATAAATGTATCTCCTCATCCTGTTATAGTCTGTGGAGATTTTAACGAAACCCCGTATAGTTATGTCTATGGCAAAAGCAGGTCTTTGCTTGCCAACTCGTTTGAGGATAGAGGGAAAGGATTTGGATTTACATTTAACGGACTTCCTTATTTTATCCGTATTGATAATCAATTTTATAACTCAGATAAAATCAATCTCCTGAATTTCAAAACAATCAATAACGTACATTATTCTGATCACTATCCGATTTTAGGAACCTACCAGATCAAAAGTAAGGTTGAATAA
- a CDS encoding DUF4907 domain-containing protein, which produces MKIRNKYKIILICLIAFAVLAFVFFRGIPNGNESQNSEGFRNLKVEAFKRETGWGYRIYADTTAIIEQLYIPGVSGKIGFQTKDLALKTGRLVIHKLEKGIFPPTITALELDSMKVNY; this is translated from the coding sequence GTGAAAATTAGAAATAAATATAAAATTATTCTGATTTGCCTTATAGCCTTTGCAGTTTTAGCTTTCGTTTTTTTCAGGGGTATACCCAATGGAAATGAAAGCCAGAACAGCGAAGGCTTTCGCAATTTGAAGGTGGAGGCGTTTAAACGAGAAACGGGTTGGGGATACCGGATCTATGCCGATACAACAGCCATTATCGAACAATTGTATATTCCGGGTGTTTCCGGTAAAATAGGTTTTCAGACGAAGGATCTCGCGTTAAAAACAGGCAGGCTGGTTATTCACAAATTAGAAAAAGGAATTTTCCCACCTACCATTACGGCACTTGAGCTTGATAGCATGAAGGTTAATTATTAA
- the rimP gene encoding ribosome maturation factor RimP — protein sequence MTIKEHLEVLLNPMLEEGNFFLVDIIFKPSKVSQKITILVDSDEGITIQECTSISRRLAKQLEELEVFSEAYTLEVSSPGLDQPLILLRQFQKNLGRNLKVTLKTGEVVSGTLTDANEETVKLQLPLPKKKTKIPVDEASLLKEITRNDISKALIEITFK from the coding sequence ATGACCATAAAAGAACATTTAGAAGTTTTGCTCAACCCAATGCTGGAGGAAGGCAACTTTTTTCTGGTAGATATCATTTTCAAACCTTCCAAGGTAAGTCAAAAAATAACCATTCTGGTTGATAGCGATGAAGGAATTACTATCCAGGAATGCACCTCAATAAGCCGGCGATTAGCAAAACAGCTTGAAGAACTGGAAGTTTTTTCAGAAGCATATACACTCGAAGTATCCTCACCTGGTCTGGATCAGCCCCTTATTCTGTTGCGCCAGTTTCAAAAGAACCTGGGAAGGAATTTGAAGGTTACTTTAAAAACAGGTGAAGTTGTTTCCGGTACTTTGACAGATGCGAATGAGGAAACTGTAAAATTACAATTGCCCTTGCCAAAGAAGAAAACAAAAATACCTGTTGATGAAGCATCACTTTTGAAAGAAATCACCAGAAATGATATTTCAAAAGCCTTGATTGAAATCACTTTTAAATAA
- a CDS encoding T9SS type A sorting domain-containing protein — MHLRKYHIVIILIFVNSIYSFGQNCLPAYTLNPVTVNNTIEWNKFPEFTLPFQIIYSGPRFGDTQSQPIKHGFSHLATFSGTEPGSLPVKNRAVLWYGVATSTGDQPWANNSLRSPWGNDTVAYRNYWDNYTAGIQADIVCLDIERMQRDDRDILALKLDSQIPQQYRNLSDADFLTAYKKDMRWWYTEPINRLKNKGLNPAPHITGYSDVPVRNTWLNITANSWQDWTTNLARTHYLTQDNSGKIGGSYYDALDYISPSPYYYYGYDNPFGKDYLSYLLFHIEVNRAWSDKPVIPFVWLRIHDSYDPNTPLITSFMAEATAIFPFFSGASGLWLWENPFFPGNRQENYGAYEHFINGLYRLSEFKDMFEGTHELVIPQSARDQMVAQNPIWRGVVKGTDIVIAAQNPYAADDAETLVNVSYQKWYKTITLKGKEVFLCKFDLNDVVTSIEPVLADAYVYANPVQHDLNVVLTGFTGIAEVDFSLTNIKGQIVLEKKMQSFAGDTKQLILLPKLASGIYFARFASKNKIIIKKVVVNQ; from the coding sequence ATGCACTTAAGAAAATACCATATTGTCATTATTCTCATATTCGTCAATTCAATTTATTCGTTTGGACAAAATTGTTTGCCGGCTTATACGCTTAATCCGGTTACGGTTAACAATACAATTGAATGGAATAAATTTCCTGAATTTACCCTCCCATTTCAAATCATTTACAGCGGCCCTCGTTTTGGTGATACTCAATCACAACCTATAAAACACGGATTTAGCCATTTAGCAACTTTCAGCGGCACTGAACCTGGTTCACTTCCTGTCAAAAACCGGGCAGTTCTTTGGTATGGTGTCGCAACTTCAACCGGCGATCAGCCTTGGGCAAATAATTCACTACGCAGTCCCTGGGGAAACGATACTGTGGCATATCGCAATTATTGGGATAATTATACAGCTGGTATTCAGGCAGATATTGTTTGCCTGGATATCGAAAGAATGCAAAGGGATGACAGAGATATATTGGCACTCAAATTGGACAGTCAGATTCCACAGCAATACAGAAATCTTTCTGATGCCGATTTTTTGACTGCCTATAAGAAAGATATGCGATGGTGGTATACTGAACCGATTAACCGCCTGAAAAATAAAGGACTGAATCCTGCACCTCACATAACAGGTTACAGTGATGTCCCTGTTCGTAATACCTGGCTTAATATTACGGCGAATAGCTGGCAGGACTGGACTACAAACCTGGCCAGAACGCATTATCTGACACAGGACAATTCAGGTAAAATTGGTGGAAGTTATTACGATGCACTGGATTATATCTCACCGTCGCCTTACTATTATTATGGATACGACAATCCTTTCGGAAAGGACTATTTGTCTTACTTGCTGTTTCACATTGAAGTAAATCGTGCCTGGAGTGACAAACCCGTTATTCCGTTCGTATGGCTTCGCATTCATGACAGCTATGATCCAAATACCCCATTGATCACTTCATTTATGGCAGAGGCTACGGCCATATTCCCATTCTTTTCCGGTGCATCCGGACTTTGGCTTTGGGAAAATCCTTTTTTTCCGGGTAACCGCCAGGAAAATTATGGGGCCTATGAGCACTTTATCAATGGGTTGTATCGGTTATCGGAATTCAAAGATATGTTTGAGGGAACTCATGAACTTGTTATCCCACAATCGGCGAGAGATCAAATGGTAGCGCAAAACCCCATCTGGCGTGGTGTTGTAAAAGGAACTGATATTGTCATTGCAGCGCAAAATCCATACGCAGCGGATGATGCGGAAACGCTTGTAAATGTTTCTTACCAAAAATGGTACAAAACGATTACGCTGAAAGGAAAGGAAGTTTTTTTGTGCAAATTTGATCTGAATGATGTTGTAACATCGATTGAACCTGTTTTGGCCGATGCTTATGTATATGCCAATCCGGTTCAGCATGACCTTAACGTAGTATTGACCGGCTTTACTGGTATTGCCGAAGTGGATTTCTCTTTAACAAATATTAAAGGGCAGATTGTGCTTGAAAAGAAAATGCAGTCATTTGCAGGAGATACCAAACAGTTAATATTACTTCCCAAACTGGCCTCTGGCATATATTTTGCCCGATTTGCAAGCAAAAATAAAATCATTATTAAAAAGGTTGTTGTAAATCAATAA
- a CDS encoding MFS transporter has product MKKNNPLIINAWCMYDWANSVHALVIVASIFPVYFSATALSASGTLEINFFGYEIKSSILFSYTVSISFLITAALIPLCTAIADFTGRKKRFMKFFCYTGAVSCMLLFFFTKETLTSSILIFGLSLIGWSGSIVFYDSYLPEIATEDNFDRYSARGFSMGYLGSVLLLLFNLSMILFPAFYGITDKGTPARISFFTVGVWWILFAQIPFRYLPAPVKNGKQRKGNWVFNGFRELKKVYIELQEQPYLAKFLSAFFIYTMGLRTVMYIATIFGATELKLPSQSLIITVLLIQLVGIVGSFAFAWLSGKLGNIHALMIGVAIWIGICTGAYYTTEAMEFYVLACTVGMVMGGIQSLSRATYSKLIPENTKDTASYFSFYDVTEKLAIVVGTFIYGMVEQLTGSMRNSILALLVIFILGLILLYRIPSQKVYRYGLGDGEG; this is encoded by the coding sequence ATGAAAAAGAATAATCCGCTTATTATCAACGCGTGGTGTATGTACGATTGGGCCAATTCCGTTCATGCACTTGTGATTGTTGCAAGTATTTTTCCTGTATATTTTAGTGCGACAGCATTAAGTGCGTCGGGAACACTGGAAATTAACTTTTTTGGATATGAAATTAAAAGTTCAATTTTATTTTCATACACTGTTTCAATTTCTTTTTTAATTACAGCTGCGTTAATTCCATTGTGTACTGCCATTGCTGATTTTACCGGAAGAAAGAAAAGATTCATGAAATTCTTTTGTTATACCGGTGCGGTGAGTTGTATGCTCCTGTTTTTCTTTACAAAGGAAACGCTGACTTCATCCATTTTAATTTTTGGACTGAGCCTGATAGGGTGGAGTGGAAGTATCGTTTTTTATGATTCCTATCTTCCCGAAATAGCCACTGAGGATAACTTCGACCGTTACAGTGCACGAGGTTTTTCAATGGGTTACCTGGGTAGTGTACTTTTATTATTATTCAATTTAAGCATGATACTTTTTCCGGCTTTTTACGGGATAACGGACAAAGGCACACCAGCAAGAATTTCCTTTTTTACGGTTGGCGTGTGGTGGATTTTATTTGCCCAGATTCCTTTCAGGTATCTTCCGGCTCCCGTCAAAAATGGTAAACAAAGAAAAGGAAACTGGGTATTCAATGGATTTCGTGAACTGAAAAAAGTATATATCGAATTACAGGAACAACCTTATCTTGCCAAATTCCTTTCTGCATTTTTTATTTATACTATGGGTTTGCGTACGGTGATGTACATTGCCACGATCTTTGGAGCAACTGAATTGAAACTTCCGTCTCAAAGCCTGATTATAACAGTTCTTTTAATCCAGCTTGTTGGTATTGTGGGTTCATTTGCTTTTGCATGGCTATCCGGAAAATTAGGTAATATTCATGCATTGATGATTGGTGTAGCTATTTGGATTGGAATCTGTACAGGCGCTTATTACACCACAGAAGCTATGGAGTTTTATGTTTTGGCCTGCACAGTTGGAATGGTCATGGGTGGAATCCAATCACTTTCCAGGGCTACATATTCTAAATTGATTCCTGAAAATACCAAAGACACCGCATCTTATTTCAGTTTTTACGACGTAACCGAAAAACTGGCAATTGTGGTTGGAACATTTATTTATGGAATGGTTGAACAGTTGACCGGAAGCATGCGAAACAGTATTCTGGCACTTCTGGTTATATTCATTTTAGGATTGATATTATTATACCGGATTCCTTCCCAAAAGGTTTACAGATATGGATTGGGTGATGGGGAGGGGTGA
- the nusA gene encoding transcription termination factor NusA: MDSGILIESFAEFASSKNIDRPTMISVLEEVFRTMIRKKYGTDDNFDVIINPESGDLEMWRTREIVDDNSEDIWDYNKIPLAEARKIQSDFEVGEEVAEEVKLVEFGRRLVQTARQTLIQKIKDMEKEIMYEKYKDQVGEMITGEVYQTLRHEVIIMDGEGNELSLPRTEQISKDRFRKGESVKSVIHKVEMNNGSPKITLSRTSPVFLERLFEVEIPEIYDGIISVRRVVREPGERAKVAVESYDDRIDPVGACVGMKGSRIHSIVRELGNENIDVINYTDNLELLISRALSPAKVSSMQIDRDTKRVSVFLKPDQVSLAIGKGGQNIKLAGKLVGMEIDVFRDIEEHNDEDVDLSEFSDEIEAWMISELHKIGLDTAKSVLALNKEELVRRTDMEEATVEEILDILRKEFE, translated from the coding sequence ATGGATAGCGGAATATTAATTGAATCATTCGCCGAGTTTGCAAGTTCTAAAAATATTGATCGTCCTACGATGATCAGTGTTTTGGAAGAAGTATTTCGCACAATGATTCGCAAAAAATACGGTACCGATGATAATTTTGATGTGATCATCAACCCTGAAAGCGGTGACCTTGAAATGTGGCGCACACGCGAGATTGTTGACGATAACTCGGAAGATATATGGGATTACAATAAAATTCCACTTGCTGAAGCACGAAAAATACAAAGTGACTTTGAAGTAGGCGAAGAAGTTGCCGAAGAAGTTAAACTTGTGGAATTCGGACGCAGGCTTGTTCAGACTGCCCGCCAGACTTTGATCCAAAAGATCAAGGATATGGAAAAAGAGATTATGTATGAAAAATACAAAGATCAGGTGGGTGAAATGATCACCGGAGAAGTGTATCAGACTTTGCGCCACGAAGTAATTATCATGGATGGAGAAGGAAACGAACTTTCCCTTCCCCGTACTGAGCAAATTTCCAAGGATCGTTTCCGTAAGGGTGAATCCGTGAAATCGGTCATTCATAAAGTAGAAATGAACAATGGTTCTCCAAAAATTACCCTTTCGAGAACTTCTCCTGTTTTTCTGGAAAGATTGTTTGAAGTTGAAATTCCTGAGATATATGATGGAATTATTTCGGTAAGAAGAGTTGTTCGTGAACCAGGGGAACGTGCAAAAGTAGCAGTAGAATCTTACGACGACAGAATTGATCCGGTTGGAGCATGTGTCGGAATGAAAGGGTCACGTATCCATTCAATTGTTCGTGAGCTTGGAAATGAAAATATCGATGTTATCAACTATACTGATAACCTGGAATTATTGATCAGCAGGGCACTTAGTCCGGCAAAAGTAAGTTCTATGCAGATCGACCGTGACACAAAGCGCGTTTCGGTGTTTTTAAAACCTGACCAGGTTTCTCTTGCAATCGGGAAAGGCGGCCAGAATATTAAGCTGGCAGGTAAGCTGGTTGGAATGGAAATTGATGTATTCAGAGATATTGAAGAGCATAATGACGAGGATGTAGATCTTTCGGAATTTAGCGATGAAATTGAAGCCTGGATGATCAGTGAACTGCACAAAATTGGTTTGGATACTGCAAAAAGTGTCCTTGCACTGAATAAAGAAGAACTTGTAAGGCGGACGGATATGGAAGAGGCGACCGTGGAAGAAATTCTGGATATCCTTCGTAAAGAATTTGAATAA